A genomic stretch from Tribolium castaneum strain GA2 chromosome 6, icTriCast1.1, whole genome shotgun sequence includes:
- the LOC100142185 gene encoding mucin-2 isoform X2, translated as MSSDIILNTTSYENLSFSSTEQESNSSFNPILQTNSNLNVDFNVSQASIENNNSYADHNFTDSELSSSLEFFINSSQNLPLASNSEIDLSLNSSLQNLEQANTTERILQTNNSDFDKMVTFSPNSTEQTLTPTEPTISLLSFFNTTPNLLSDATVLSESPILSTTSDYELSAETNSLTLTDLSSVSSTLPSDSSLGPYQDFSPTSNILIFDGVEPNSNESENFTSFSSNTDSAISSPLSDSTSESPSFALSSGLANSTTSNFDVSPTLALNPNFSYSPNQGSTVTPTSYNENYSLSITYTSPTSNFSDLETISPFDNYSFTSSPGLNLSSADSLDVTSSSSNPTESFKISLTTSPTSNTNSFDSSTTTEPVLRPGFATRPGFLTQNSGLTTPTSRSNSSFRIDPNISFPSSDNSTRSNFTSNTTPSFYTILRDMFRFNVSTTPSFRKKLNVTSRPHPTSPSYTSSFTFNWIPDRHVLPFIPTPSVNGNKPKKPASQVSPDLKPSPDSASINTVNVIIEILVLMLSVFELC; from the coding sequence atGTCTTCTGACATCATTTTAAATACTACGTCCTACGAAAATTTAAGTTTCAGTTCGACAGAACAAGAATCAAATTCCAGTTTTAATCCCATTTTACAAACAAATTCAAACCTGAATGTAGATTTTAACGTAAGTCAAGCCAGTATTgagaataataatagttatgcTGACCATAATTTTACTGACTCTGAACTAAGCTCAAGTTTAGAGTTTTTCATAAACTCAAGTCAAAACTTGCCATTGGCTTCTAATTCAGAAATAGATTTAAGTTTAAACTcaagtttgcaaaatttagAACAAGCAAACACAACGGAAAGAATACTCCAAACAAATAATTCTGATTTTGATAAAATGGTTACTTTTAGTCCAAATTCTACAGAGCAAACTTTAACCCCCACTGAACCAACGATAAGTCttctatcttttttcaacaCGACACCTAATCTACTCTCTGATGCAACAGTTTTGTCTGAAAGTCCTATATTAAGCACAACTTCCGATTATGAATTGAGTGCTGAAACAAATAGCTTAACCTTGACAGATCTTAGCTCCGTTAGTTCTACCTTGCCTTCAGACTCAAGTCTCGGCCCATATCAAGATTTTAGTCCAACTtccaatattttaatattcgaTGGTGTTGAGCCGAATTCAAATGAAAGCGAAAACTTTACtagtttttcttcaaatactGATTCCGCGATTAGTTCTCCACTTTCCGACTCAACGTCAGAAAGCCCTAGTTTTGCATTAAGTTCTGGTTTAGCTAATTCGACCACTTCGAACTTTGACGTAAGCCCAACTTTGGCCTTAAATCCGAATTTCAGCTATAGCCCAAACCAGGGTTCAACAGTTACTCCAACTTCttataatgaaaattattCCTTAAGTATTACGTATACCAGCCCAACTTCTAATTTTTCAGATTTAGAAACTATTTCTCCTTTCGACAATTATAGTTTTACTTCAAGTCCTGGTTTGAATTTAAGTTCAGCTGACAGTTTGGATGTAACTTCTAGTTCTTCTAACCCAACTGAAAGTTTCAAAATTAGTTTAACTACCAGTCCTACTTCTAATACTAATAGCTTTGATTCTAGTACAACCACTGAACCGGTTTTAAGGCCAGGTTTTGCTACAAGACCAGGTTTCTTGACCCAAAATTCAGGTTTGACAACTCCAACTTCGCGTTCTAATTCAAGCTTTAGAATTGACCCTAATATCAGTTTTCCTTCAAGTGACAATTCAACCAGAAGTAACTTTACTTCTAACACAACTCCAagtttttatacaattttgcGCGACATGTTCAGATTCAATGTTAGCACGACACCAAGCTTTCGTAAAAAGCTTAATGTAACTTCTCGCCCTCATCCTACAAGCCCTAGCTACACTTCCAGTTTTACGTTCAACTGGATCCCTGATAGACACGTTCTTCCCTTTATTCCTACTCCAAGTGTAAACGGTAATAAGCCTAAAAAACCGGCTTCTCAAGTCAGCCCAGACCTGAAGCCAAGTCCAGATTCTGCGAGCATTAACACAGTTAACGTAATCATAGAAATCCTAGTTTTAATGCTATCTGTTTTTGAACTCTGTTAA
- the LOC100141980 gene encoding uncharacterized protein LOC100141980 has product MSRVQSSPRPAGGGAGTSWRRCLLHFFHFHSGIMLVQSCLLLLAFLGIERGLCLKCYTCLSNDPRDACAKFDKSEVPLRACDRKELERTEAMAKEMHPLIGKLFEVDAAVEPLLPLNCLKQESKHGNKHYVLRGCQLATSNDLDICVKVKKDNTEHFQTNYCSLCNGDGCNSAPSRSTSTIISVVFVTFVIYF; this is encoded by the exons ATGTCACGAGTGCAGTCCTCACCCCGTCCAGCCGGCGGAGGCGCCGGTACGTCGTGGCGTCGTTGTTTACTCCACTTCTTTCATTTTCATTCCGGCATTATGCTGGTGCAGTCGTGCCTCTTACTTCTTGCGTTTTTGGGAATAGAAAGAG GATTGTGCCTCAAATGCTACACCTGCCTCTCGAATGACCCTCGCGATGCTTGCGCCAAGTTCGACAAGAGCGAAGTGCCTCTGAGGGCCTGCGACAGGAAGGAGCTGGAGCGGACGGAAGCCATGGCTAAGGAAATGCATCCTTTGATTGGGAAGCTGTTTGAGGTGGATGCAGCCGTTGAGCCTTTACTGCCTCTCAACTGCCTCAAGCAGGAGAGCAAAC ATGGGAATAAGCACTACGTCCTTCGGGGATGCCAGCTTGCTACCAGCAACGACCTGGACATCTGCGTCAAAGTGAAAAAGGACAATACGGAACACTTCCAAACGAATTACTGTTCGCTTTGTAACGGCGATGGTTGCAACAGTGCTCCTTCCAGAAGCACCTCCACCATTATTTCTGTGgtttttgtaacttttgtaATCTACTTTTAA
- the LOC660377 gene encoding uncharacterized protein DDB_G0271670 isoform X2, whose translation MNHIWVICAVLYFSSMSYGLKCPTCKGANCDKKSEILLQECSFRHPFPLYRSQATFLTAESNYGCLQFKYVKDNNVEEIKQCIVVDSQRDVCKDLKSTFDVKSCSVRVPLQEGFEREGEDNGESVSSTSNPESTPSSTESTPSSTESTPSSTESTPSSTESTPSTTESTPSSTESTPSSTESTPSSTESTPSSTESTPSSTESTPSSTQSTSSSTESTPSSTESTPSSTESTPSSTESTPSSTKSTPSSTESTPSSTQSTPSSTESTPSSSESTPSSTQSTPSSTESTPSSTESTSSGTDSTTTSADSTTASSSSTSSSTDSTGSSTDRTTSSTDSTSSSTGSTGSSTNGTPSSTDNPPSTTPSSATSIQTSFGVLLAAAFYIRWM comes from the exons ATGAATCACATTTGGGTGATTTGTGCAGTTTTGTATTTTAGTTCCATGT cataTGGACTGAAATGTCCGACCTGTAAGGGTGCAAACTGTGATAAAAAATCAGAGATTCTTCTGCAAGAATGTAGTTTTCGTCATCCTTTTCCTCTATACCGAAGTCAAGCAACTTTTCTAACTGCCGAATCTAATTATGGATGTTTGCAGTTTAAATATGTTAAAG ACAATAATGTTGAAGAAATAAAGCAATGCATTGTTGTGGATTCGCAAAGAGATGTTTGTAAAGATTTGAAGTCAACTTTTGATGTGAAAAGTTGTAGTGTTAGAGTACCATTACAAGAAGGTTTTGAACGTGAAGGTGAAGATAACGGTGAATCAGTGAGCTCCACATCTAATCCTGAAAGTACCCCATCTAGTACAGAAAGCACACCATCTAGTACAGAAAGTACCCCATCTAGTACAGAAAGTACCCCATCTAGTACAGAAAGCACACCATCTACTACAGAAAGTACACCATCTAGTACAGAAAGTACTCCATCTAGTACAGAAAGTACCCCATCTAGCACAGAAAGCACACCATCAAGTACAGAAAGTACCCCGTCTAGTACAGAAAGCACACCATCTAGTACACAAAGCACATCATCAAGTACAGAAAGTACCCCATCTAGTACAGAAAGCACACCATCTAGTACAGAAAGCACACCATCTAGTACAGAAAGTACCCCATCTAGTACAAAAAGTACCCCGTCTAGTACAGAAAGCACACCATCTAGTACACAAAGCACACCATCAAGTACAGAAAGTACCCCGTCTAGTTCAGAAAGCACACCATCTAGTACACAAAGCACACCATCAAGTACAGAAAGTACCCCATCTAGTACAGAAAGTACTTCATCTGGTACTGACAGCACTACGACTAGCGCCGACAGCACAACAGCTAGTTCAAGCAGCACCTCATCTAGTACCGACAGCACGGGATCTAGTACAGACAGAACCACATCTAGTACAGACAGTACTTCGTCTAGTACAGGCAGCACCGGTTCTAGTACAAACGGTACTCCGTCTAGTACTGATAATCCCCCTTCAACAACGCCATCTTCTGCTACATCTATTCAAACATCATTTGGCGTTTTACTAGCAGCTGCTTTCTACATCAGGTggatgtaa
- the LOC660377 gene encoding uncharacterized protein DDB_G0271670 isoform X1 produces the protein MNHIWVICAVLYFSSMSYGLKCPTCKGANCDKKSEILLQECSFRHPFPLYRSQATFLTAESNYGCLQFKYVKADNNVEEIKQCIVVDSQRDVCKDLKSTFDVKSCSVRVPLQEGFEREGEDNGESVSSTSNPESTPSSTESTPSSTESTPSSTESTPSSTESTPSTTESTPSSTESTPSSTESTPSSTESTPSSTESTPSSTESTPSSTQSTSSSTESTPSSTESTPSSTESTPSSTESTPSSTKSTPSSTESTPSSTQSTPSSTESTPSSSESTPSSTQSTPSSTESTPSSTESTSSGTDSTTTSADSTTASSSSTSSSTDSTGSSTDRTTSSTDSTSSSTGSTGSSTNGTPSSTDNPPSTTPSSATSIQTSFGVLLAAAFYIRWM, from the exons ATGAATCACATTTGGGTGATTTGTGCAGTTTTGTATTTTAGTTCCATGT cataTGGACTGAAATGTCCGACCTGTAAGGGTGCAAACTGTGATAAAAAATCAGAGATTCTTCTGCAAGAATGTAGTTTTCGTCATCCTTTTCCTCTATACCGAAGTCAAGCAACTTTTCTAACTGCCGAATCTAATTATGGATGTTTGCAGTTTAAATATGTTAAAG CAGACAATAATGTTGAAGAAATAAAGCAATGCATTGTTGTGGATTCGCAAAGAGATGTTTGTAAAGATTTGAAGTCAACTTTTGATGTGAAAAGTTGTAGTGTTAGAGTACCATTACAAGAAGGTTTTGAACGTGAAGGTGAAGATAACGGTGAATCAGTGAGCTCCACATCTAATCCTGAAAGTACCCCATCTAGTACAGAAAGCACACCATCTAGTACAGAAAGTACCCCATCTAGTACAGAAAGTACCCCATCTAGTACAGAAAGCACACCATCTACTACAGAAAGTACACCATCTAGTACAGAAAGTACTCCATCTAGTACAGAAAGTACCCCATCTAGCACAGAAAGCACACCATCAAGTACAGAAAGTACCCCGTCTAGTACAGAAAGCACACCATCTAGTACACAAAGCACATCATCAAGTACAGAAAGTACCCCATCTAGTACAGAAAGCACACCATCTAGTACAGAAAGCACACCATCTAGTACAGAAAGTACCCCATCTAGTACAAAAAGTACCCCGTCTAGTACAGAAAGCACACCATCTAGTACACAAAGCACACCATCAAGTACAGAAAGTACCCCGTCTAGTTCAGAAAGCACACCATCTAGTACACAAAGCACACCATCAAGTACAGAAAGTACCCCATCTAGTACAGAAAGTACTTCATCTGGTACTGACAGCACTACGACTAGCGCCGACAGCACAACAGCTAGTTCAAGCAGCACCTCATCTAGTACCGACAGCACGGGATCTAGTACAGACAGAACCACATCTAGTACAGACAGTACTTCGTCTAGTACAGGCAGCACCGGTTCTAGTACAAACGGTACTCCGTCTAGTACTGATAATCCCCCTTCAACAACGCCATCTTCTGCTACATCTATTCAAACATCATTTGGCGTTTTACTAGCAGCTGCTTTCTACATCAGGTggatgtaa
- the LOC660191 gene encoding SET domain-containing protein SmydA-8 — translation MSHVCDNKAPFMVKRDEVLGRCVVATRDIRSGEVIAESLPLIVGPKMASPPLCLGCHKKLALAESRYDCSKCFWPLCGQACESSPLHEAECEIFAKAGYKPTVKNDNSKQTVYCPIAPLRALLLKKNSPERFNLLLDFQSHLQDHEKTQVYQVLKKSLVPFFTQLLKLDTNESEILTICSIFDTNCFEVRDTQRLVNIRGLYPTISFLSHSCKHNTKHCFNGDNFRLVLTATTPIKKGDLVTTTYTQTLWGTLSRRSHLKMAKHFDCLCERCTDPTEFGTYLSAVNCSVCGDGSKVTSSDPLNCEADWFCENCGFAITGSDMLWGNEVLQKEINHLNKDNPNSLEEFLERYAEVLHGRNSYCLQVKYALCQIYGSLDGFKFEELSSDLIDRKIELCKELLAVAEVLEPGQSWFRGLLLYDLFEALVAKAERRGEDIDEETKNYLTEAAKIFDSEPDMRDNIQKKLMDS, via the exons ATGTCGCACGTGTGTGACAATAAAGCACCATTCATGGTAAAAAGGGACGAGGTTTTGGGACGGTGTGTGGTGGCAACTCGAGACATTCGATCAGGGGAGGTTATAGCCGAGAGTCTTCCTTTGATTGTGGGACCTAAGATGGCAAGTCCGCCTTTATGTCTCGGCTGTCACAAAAAACTAGCCTTAGCTGAGAGCAGGTACGATTGTAGCAAATGCTTTTGGCCTCTTTGCGGCCAAGCTTGCGAGAGTTCCCCACTTCATGAAGCGGAATGCGAGATTTTTGCCAAAGCTGGGTACAAACCCACCGTCAAAAATGATAATTCCAAACAGACGGTTTACTGTCCAATAGCCCCGCTTCGAGCGCTCCTCCTCAAAAAGAACTCGCCTGAGAGGTTTAACCTGCTTTTGGACTTCCAGTCGCACCTCCAAGACCACGAAAAGACTCAAGTCTACCAAGTCCTCAAGAAAAGTCTAGTCCCTTTTTTCACCCAACTCCTCAAACTTGATACTAACGAGAGTGAAATTTTGAcgatttgttcgatttttgaTACTAACTGTTTCGAGGTCCGGGACACTCAGAGACTGGTTAACATTCGAGGACTGTACCCTACGATTTCGTTTCTGTCCCATAGTTGCAAACATAACACTAAACATTGCTTTAACGGTGACAATTTTCGTCTAGTTCTCACAGCAACGACTCCGATCAAGAAAGGAGATTTGGTCACCACGACTTACACTCAGACCCTCTGGGGCACTTTATCTCGCCGAAGTCACTTGAAAATGGCCAAGCACTTCGACTGTTTGTGTGAAAGATGCACAGATCCGACCGAATTCGGGACTTACTTGAGTGCAGTCAACTGCTCCGTTTGTGGAGACGGCAGCAAAGTCACAAGTAGTGACCCTTTGAATTGTGAGGCGGACTGGTTTTGCGAAAATTGTGGTTTTGCGATAACTGGAAGCGACATGCTTTGGGGCAACGAAGTGCTCCAGAAAGAGATCAACCATTTGAATAAAGATAATCCAAACAGTTTGGAAGAGTTTTTAGAACGATACGCCGAAGTCTTGCATGGTAGGAACTCCTATTGTTTGCAAGTCAAATATGCACTTTGTCAAATCTACGGAAGTTTGGATGGGTTTAAGTTCGAAG agttgtcttccGACTTAATTGATCGGAAAATTGAGCTTTGTAAGGAGTTATTGGCAGTTGCTGAGGTTTTAGAACCGGGACAGTCGTGGTTTCGGGGGTTACTTTTGTACGATTTGTTTGAAGCACTTGTGGCAAAAGCTGAACGAAGAGGAgaa GATATTGACGAAGAAACTAAGAACTATTTGACcgaagctgctaaaatttttgattcagaGCCGGATATGAGAgataatattcaaaaaaaattgatggacTCGTAG
- the LOC100142185 gene encoding dentin sialophosphoprotein isoform X1, with protein sequence MKRVLLFLIVLQLSSSQRCPVCKDYYCLENIWKDCPQTLVNSNITNISNASINCISVQYIAQQEYRQLKDCVIGTEAENCQLFYQEYGIQNVNCTVVPAFVDIQPSSNQLERNRLANGTSTGQGLNLNLNCSSPCLNLNLSLFLSDDSNSTSSISSSESLSYSYDETLNVSYLNFNFSSNSFGNLSFNLTEDSSDSDLNYSYDLIFATNSSVNLNESDLLLSNLNPIPIPIYSTSLNQSLNLTSSEEDSGSDLSYSYDWNSNSSFNLTSNETDFLSSDPVIISSNPVLGYSGNSTSNSSVSFTSAEDNSNSELNSSANLNLILNKNYSMSSDIILNTTSYENLSFSSTEQESNSSFNPILQTNSNLNVDFNVSQASIENNNSYADHNFTDSELSSSLEFFINSSQNLPLASNSEIDLSLNSSLQNLEQANTTERILQTNNSDFDKMVTFSPNSTEQTLTPTEPTISLLSFFNTTPNLLSDATVLSESPILSTTSDYELSAETNSLTLTDLSSVSSTLPSDSSLGPYQDFSPTSNILIFDGVEPNSNESENFTSFSSNTDSAISSPLSDSTSESPSFALSSGLANSTTSNFDVSPTLALNPNFSYSPNQGSTVTPTSYNENYSLSITYTSPTSNFSDLETISPFDNYSFTSSPGLNLSSADSLDVTSSSSNPTESFKISLTTSPTSNTNSFDSSTTTEPVLRPGFATRPGFLTQNSGLTTPTSRSNSSFRIDPNISFPSSDNSTRSNFTSNTTPSFYTILRDMFRFNVSTTPSFRKKLNVTSRPHPTSPSYTSSFTFNWIPDRHVLPFIPTPSVNGNKPKKPASQVSPDLKPSPDSASINTVNVIIEILVLMLSVFELC encoded by the exons ATGAAGCGAGTATTGCTTTTTTTGATTGTACTGCAATTAA GTTCATCGCAAAGGTGTCCAGTTTGTaaagattattattgtttGGAAAACATTTGGAAAGATTGCCCTCAAACACTGGTTAATTCAAATATTACAAATATAAGCAATGCAAGTATTAATTGCATCAGTGTGCAGTACATAG CCCAACAAGAGTATCGCCAATTGAAGGACTGTGTTATTGGAACGGAAGCGGAAAATTGTCAATTATTTTACCAAGAATACGGAATACAAAACGTTAATTGTACGGTCGTCCCAGCATTTGTTGATATTCAACCGTCTTCAAATCAATTAGAAAGAAATAGACTTGCAAACGGGACAAGTACTGGTCaaggtttaaatttaaatctaaaCTGTAGTAGTCCatgtttgaatttaaatttaagtttatttttaagtgatGATTCGAATTCGACTTCTAGCATCAGTTCTAGTGAAAGTCTCAGTTATAGTTACGATGAAACTCTTAATGTTAGttacttaaattttaatttttcgtcaAATTCGTTTGgcaatttaagttttaatttgacaGAAGATTCAAGTGACTCAGATTTAAATTACAGCTATGATTTAATTTTCGCCACAAATTCAAGTGTTAATTTAAACGAAAGTGACTTGTTGCTGTCTAATTTAAATCCAATTCCAATTCCGATTTACAGTACTTCTCTAAATCAAAGTTTAAATTTGACTTCATCTGAAGAAGACTCGGGTTCTGATTTGAGCTACAGTTACGActggaattcaaattcaagcTTTAATTTGACTTCCAATGAAACTGATTTTTTGTCTTCTGATCCTGTCATTATCAGTTCAAACCCAGTTCTAGGTTACAGTGGAAACTCAACTTCAAATAGCAGTGTTAGTTTTACTTCGGCTGAAGATAATTCTAACTCTGAACTGAATTCAAGTGCGAACctaaatttaattctaaacaaaaattattctatGTCTTCTGACATCATTTTAAATACTACGTCCTACGAAAATTTAAGTTTCAGTTCGACAGAACAAGAATCAAATTCCAGTTTTAATCCCATTTTACAAACAAATTCAAACCTGAATGTAGATTTTAACGTAAGTCAAGCCAGTATTgagaataataatagttatgcTGACCATAATTTTACTGACTCTGAACTAAGCTCAAGTTTAGAGTTTTTCATAAACTCAAGTCAAAACTTGCCATTGGCTTCTAATTCAGAAATAGATTTAAGTTTAAACTcaagtttgcaaaatttagAACAAGCAAACACAACGGAAAGAATACTCCAAACAAATAATTCTGATTTTGATAAAATGGTTACTTTTAGTCCAAATTCTACAGAGCAAACTTTAACCCCCACTGAACCAACGATAAGTCttctatcttttttcaacaCGACACCTAATCTACTCTCTGATGCAACAGTTTTGTCTGAAAGTCCTATATTAAGCACAACTTCCGATTATGAATTGAGTGCTGAAACAAATAGCTTAACCTTGACAGATCTTAGCTCCGTTAGTTCTACCTTGCCTTCAGACTCAAGTCTCGGCCCATATCAAGATTTTAGTCCAACTtccaatattttaatattcgaTGGTGTTGAGCCGAATTCAAATGAAAGCGAAAACTTTACtagtttttcttcaaatactGATTCCGCGATTAGTTCTCCACTTTCCGACTCAACGTCAGAAAGCCCTAGTTTTGCATTAAGTTCTGGTTTAGCTAATTCGACCACTTCGAACTTTGACGTAAGCCCAACTTTGGCCTTAAATCCGAATTTCAGCTATAGCCCAAACCAGGGTTCAACAGTTACTCCAACTTCttataatgaaaattattCCTTAAGTATTACGTATACCAGCCCAACTTCTAATTTTTCAGATTTAGAAACTATTTCTCCTTTCGACAATTATAGTTTTACTTCAAGTCCTGGTTTGAATTTAAGTTCAGCTGACAGTTTGGATGTAACTTCTAGTTCTTCTAACCCAACTGAAAGTTTCAAAATTAGTTTAACTACCAGTCCTACTTCTAATACTAATAGCTTTGATTCTAGTACAACCACTGAACCGGTTTTAAGGCCAGGTTTTGCTACAAGACCAGGTTTCTTGACCCAAAATTCAGGTTTGACAACTCCAACTTCGCGTTCTAATTCAAGCTTTAGAATTGACCCTAATATCAGTTTTCCTTCAAGTGACAATTCAACCAGAAGTAACTTTACTTCTAACACAACTCCAagtttttatacaattttgcGCGACATGTTCAGATTCAATGTTAGCACGACACCAAGCTTTCGTAAAAAGCTTAATGTAACTTCTCGCCCTCATCCTACAAGCCCTAGCTACACTTCCAGTTTTACGTTCAACTGGATCCCTGATAGACACGTTCTTCCCTTTATTCCTACTCCAAGTGTAAACGGTAATAAGCCTAAAAAACCGGCTTCTCAAGTCAGCCCAGACCTGAAGCCAAGTCCAGATTCTGCGAGCATTAACACAGTTAACGTAATCATAGAAATCCTAGTTTTAATGCTATCTGTTTTTGAACTCTGTTAA
- the LOC135265205 gene encoding trypsin Blo t 3-like, with protein sequence MTTISCIVVTTLVVVSLANLVLLVHVIMNSIYKCSQHRTYLKRVGKIEKREDSSFMDQEFKTTANNFVAALIVEIDDDNFEFVCGVAIVGKKWALTPAHCVDAIVDQPLTKVKISSNTLKLKYGIWYDVDRMSKHENYKSSEHVNDIALISVKQSFKDKEVKSVILPTRNFLYVAESSATAIGWLGQEVFAVDLKLLPHKQCQSAYLEGVTNGTFCAERKACVYDHGGFLIQKGVLIGTISFGVGCNSKPVVYTKISLFEDWFKGRKIGAVFKGST encoded by the coding sequence ATGACTACCATCTCCTGCATTGTAGTGACAACTCTAGTGGTTGTGTCTTTGGCTAATTTAGTGCTTCTAGTGCACGTTATTATGAATTCAATCTACAAATGTAGTCAACACCGGACGTATTTGAAACGCGttggaaaaatagaaaaacggGAAGATTCATCTTTTATGGATCAAGAGTTTAAAACAACAGCAAACAATTTTGTGGCTGCTTTAATTGTAGAAATTGACGATGATAATTTTGAGTTTGTGTGTGGAGTGGCTATTGTGGGCAAAAAATGGGCTCTAACACCAGCACATTGTGTGGATGCTATCGTTGATCAACCTCTAACTAAAGTTAAGATTTCTTCTAACACTTTGAAGCTGAAATACGGAATTTGGTACGACGTTGATAGAATGAGTAAACACGAAAATTATAAGTCTAGTGAACACGTAAACGACATAGCTTTGATAAGTGTTAAGCAATCATTTAAAGACAAAgaagttaaaagtgttatccTGCcgactagaaattttttatacgTAGCTGAGTCCTCAGCAACTGCTATTGGGTGGTTGGGTCAAGAAGTGTTTGCAGTTGATTTGAAACTGCTTCCACATAAACAGTGTCAGAGTGCTTATCTCGAAGGAGTTACAAATGGTACTTTTTGTGCCGAAAGAAAAGCTTGTGTTTATGACCATGGAGGGTTTTTGATTCAGAAAGGTGTGCTAATTGGGACTATCTCTTTTGGGGTAGGATGTAACTCAAAACCGGTTGTTTATACGAAAATCTCGTTGTTTGAAGATTGGTTCAAAGGTCGGAAAATCGGAGCAGTTTTTAAAGGAAGTACTTAA